One region of Erwinia tracheiphila genomic DNA includes:
- a CDS encoding DUF29 domain-containing protein has protein sequence MGTRYDTDVVAWANEQAALLRAGKLSQLDIENIAEEIEDVGKSEKRELASRMAVLLAHLLKWQFQPGRRGSSWQRTIKEQRKSVRLRISKTPSLKVCLADAEWLEEVWSDAVASAAEETGLDGFPDNCVWSSVQILDEDFYPEQ, from the coding sequence ATGAACAGGCGGCGTTACTGCGTGCCGGTAAACTTAGCCAACTGGATATTGAAAACATTGCCGAGGAGATTGAGGACGTGGGCAAGAGTGAAAAGCGCGAACTGGCCAGCCGGATGGCGGTTTTACTGGCTCACCTTCTGAAGTGGCAATTTCAGCCGGGGCGTCGTGGCTCAAGTTGGCAGCGAACAATAAAAGAGCAGCGTAAATCAGTACGCTTGCGTATAAGTAAAACGCCAAGTCTGAAAGTCTGCCTTGCAGACGCGGAATGGCTCGAAGAGGTGTGGTCTGATGCTGTCGCAAGTGCGGCAGAAGAGACCGGCCTCGATGGTTTCCCTGATAATTGTGTCTGGTCTTCGGTTCAGATCCTGGATGAAGACTTCTACCCAGAGCAGTAA